Within the Cyprinus carpio isolate SPL01 chromosome B18, ASM1834038v1, whole genome shotgun sequence genome, the region agtccagCTCTCTCTCATAATATTCGACTCCGCATAATACAGAGAGCTTttaacagtaatacaataagaTTTCAATGAAGCAGATCCATTGAAAGAGCATTGTGACATGCTTTGAGCTCGCCACCATGTGGTCACGTGGTTCATGGAGCTCTCAATATTTCCAAACAACTCTGTGCTGTCAGTATGTTTGAATGGGTTTAATTGGGAACGATCTGGACAGACAGCAGGTTTTAACTGTATTTGCAGTAATTTGCAGTAATTATTAACATATAACATGCATTGCTTGTGTATTGGTAACTACGCTGTATATGatttacaatagcattttattctgggGAGCGATTAAGAGACCGCATTAATATGTTCTCATACTCCTGGTCAGTCAGATGTGACAAAACagtaacttttaatcaattaaataggCTAATTGTACGTTATTTAATTCAGTTCTATTTAGTTCATATTTTAAGGAAATTTTTGGTACTAAATAAtgtgcaatatttaaaatataatatcttcTAATATGCTTagtatttatattacaattagtgtagtatttagggttaaaatgGAGAAAAGGTTTTTAAAGTCAAGTGCAAAGAGGTAAATTAAAGGCATTGCCATTGATAggaagaaaaataatattcatatgtaatgccatGGTTTAACCACTAGATGCCCGTATGggctgtgttttatatatatgtttagccTATAGCTCTAGtctagtttttttctctctcttttttttttaggttttgcatgTGAATGTATTAGACATTATCAAACCCCGGCTTTTTATAAGTTtcgatttgtttttttacatgtcaaatttaaaaaaggtTAATTACTCACatcccagtgttattttatactATTCTCATAAGCATACATTATAAGTGAACATTAAAAAAGGCAAGCAAATACAGaatttaacacaataaaaaaaattataaatacaatcaATCAAGAGTTTATTGTGATATGTACAGGAAACACAGTTACACTatacaatgaaattcttactcTGTGAAACCTCTAGCAGCCAGAGACATACAAATAATCACAAAAGACATATGAAGTTACAAGTGCTAGTGCATGTGAATAAGTGTGAGTTTATATTAGTGTATAAAGTGACCAGTGAGATGTAAACAGTCAAATATGCATGTACAAAGTCCAAATGACTGTGTGTTATACTCAAAGTCCATTTTAAAGTATTGTGGGAAGAGGCAATGGATGACAGCCATTTATTAGcctgatggcctgagggtaaaagTTGCCTCTCAGTCTTGATGCTCTAGATTTAAAACTCCTTTACCGTTTGCCTTAATGAAGGAGTGTGCAAAGGGTGTGCTGGGGGTGACTAATGTCTCTGATGATGTTCATAGCTCTTTTAATAGATCTGATCTGGTAAATGCTGTCCAGTGCTTCCTAAACTGTACTGTGCAGCCGCCAAACCAGACGAGGATGGAGCTGGTGAGAATACTCTCGACTGCACACCTGTAGAAGTTGTTGAGTATTTGTTGTGACACGCCAAATTTCCTCAGCTTCTTCAAGAAGTGCAGACGTTGATGTGATTTCTTGACCAGCTCTGTAGTGTTAAGACCAGGTCAGATCTTCAGTAATGTAAACACAATCTGAAACTGCTAactctccgggtgtgtgttcacttctcactgctgtgtctgtgcacttggatgggttaaatgcagagcaccaatttcgagtatgggtcaccatacttgacaaatgtcacaactttcacttattcctaaaatcagtgggaaaagATAGCTGATAAACAAGATTGTGTATTGAGGTATTACAATGGCAGCGGTTTGAGCgtgtattttatgtaaagttgtatatattttgtgattggaatgttgttccaggatcaacaaggatgttgatccaggaacatgttgtacttgatGAAATCACACTCACCATCCACCTCCATCCTGCTGATATATACAATGCTGAGTGCTGCTCCTTTCTCCTCCTTAGAGGAGAGTTAGACAACAATCTTAGTGAGAGATTGTTGTCCTGACACCATGCCACTAAGTCATGCCACTTGCCACTTCTTTTCTATATGCTGTCTCATCTCCTTTTGATATCAGGCCAATGACTGccgtatcatcagcaaatttgatgaTACTGATGTTATTCTTGGAGGCTACACAGTCGTGGGTGAAGAGTGTGtagagcagggttcctcaattagttttcactgagggccgaattctgccaacgataccaagccaagggccactgacctacatattaaaaaaaaatatatatatatatatatatatatatatatatatatatatatatatatatatatatatatatatatatatatatatatatatatatatataaattattattacaattattatattattgttgcttttgttaaaataatcaaaagatggtcacaagacaaatattcagattttttttattcaaataattatgacaatttttgcatttagatacagaaaaACTTTGcttgttgaatattaaaaaacatatgaacaaaaaaaaaaaaaaaatctggatctccatgtctgccatgcaaatcaactgttccttctcatctccagactggatctgttctctccactttccctaattgcagattcagTTATTaaatctgtcagcattaatatttttatacttagattttttgggggatcaaactgtaacaccgTGTGTCCCAAACAGACGTGACGCGATAAAAAGtatttccatgtagtttttgtccttaCCACCCGCGACAGCGACACGTGACACGTGACAATAGCGACacggaattctattttagaaatgctttttattttctgcgACGTCGCGGaaggaacaacatacaaaaaaaatgacagtgataatctcaggtaatgattatgtgatTTATTCAGTGTTAAAGGTGTCttatgtgagtttgaatattagtgatctttatagccatagtgtAAGCAAAGCAACAATAGacattttacctcagatcttgaaaataaattatgctaaagCAAACGTTACAACTGAACTCACTGCTAACCAGCATCCATAGAGATGGTATCACTCACTCACTAGACTGGACGGGGATAAAGCGAAGAGGAGCGCGTGCTTTCTTTGAAGATATCGATCCGACACGGCTTATTCCTTTCCCTAGATCCCAGGGATGGGGTCTTGTTTTCTGGAAACGGGgaagtgttttacattttaattatttccatgtgtggtgtgtatgttgttgttgtgatttttaAAGATTATATAAGAGATAGCCTTTACGGATAAAGAATTACGGATACGGTACAAAATAGTACGGTTTAAAAAGATTACAGATATTGAttagatgtcattttcaaaatgttctccGCATATTACAAGAGCTTGTCACCCTGCGATAAGCACAACGTTAAAGATCCGAAACAGGGATGACGTATTTCTGTGGGCGGAGCCTATCTAACGGCAGAAAATAACGGTTTTCAAGTGGCAGTCTATGGAGCCAagtaagaaaacaattaaaaaaaggtaaatttgattttatattttaaaattctgactttattctcgtagctCCGAGATTATAACTTGTCACAATTCGtcactctctcttttcccctcggcTTTTCtggcttttttcccccctcagaattgacaaactcACTATTTTTGAGTTAAGTCGAGTTATAAAGTCCGAATTAggatatataaacttgcatttgggataaaaaaaaaaaaaaaagtcagaattgtgagataaaataaatgttatgtaaaaatgttaatagtgAGGTTTAAATGAGTATTAGGATAACTTATATGAACGCAGATGAGATTGAGGGAGAcgttaattttgttttgatttaataatttacttacaataacaatttaaaatgtattaacttttaCATATTAATTACATTGACTACATACACCCCACTGACTCCAATAGTGTagctattttttatgtatttatttgttttatttattaatttttaaaactggGGTCCAGTGAGGTCTTAATGTGGCACTGATAATGTGTATtctcaaattcaaaatgaaaaagtactgtattttataattaaaatgatgaaatcGTGAAAGTAATACTTTGACCTTCATTAATGagttattaataacattaattattaatttaatacacacacatatataacatttCATAATGTGTATCCTTGGAAATGAAAATTTGTGTAGCCTTACACAAATAGAAAATAGAACAGTAAGCATGAACTAGCATGATCAGctgtaataataaactaaaattataaatatatgaaattaaaggAGGGAATAAGTAATTGTAGACACTCACTGACGGTCGtaaaaaaaactctgaaagaCGCCAgagctgtaatgtgattggtttaAAAGGCACACGTGATCCACATTACTACCGTTATACTCCAGAGGTGGAGCCGGGGAGGATGGGATGTCCTTACATAATAACATCTCTGTACAGTCTGTATGCAGAGACACGCGTTTTACTGTGAATGTGGGATACACGTCCCGCCTTCTACATGTAAGAGCCAATCACGGATTGGTTAACTCATCGCGTACCCTGCAGCTGCATTTAAAACCCCCGTTTCCATAGGAAAATtgatagacagtaaaagaaatggacacagcgaccccattggaactcaattgagacaagtgaagcccattttttagcgatttttttagcacttccgtttctgacgcgcagactcaaactaagcttgatgacgtcagcaacctgtctgacagatgtaaatcttctagtagctgtgcgtgcaaactgccatcgttaatcttgcagagacggcgagcttgagcggggagttctttggcgtgagtgagcaggagtgagtattctgattaattattttgtatagtattttaaaatgtaacgccagtacgccatatctcttgacgtctccccgattgcctgcgagcttctcctcctgtctgtacggtaatttctctactgtgcgacagagagtcgagtggttatgacgcaatcgttagcctatttttacaaaaactgtttctacggggccataatgtaacatagaaggtaatggagccctttatacattgtcgtgtagctttagaaataaataatggacaaatggagtctttaaacgcctcagatgtaaagttattcgctgtcaaagtgacgcaaaaatgaatgggagtcaatgggatgctaacgcaagtgaagttctgctacaagatggcggcacgcggccgacttcaacttccggtcgacttccttgccccctgggaATAAccacaagatggcggcacgcggccgactgtGCGCATGCGCACTTACCGGACCAACCGAAACTTACGTCTATACCGCTATTTGAACATAGGAAGCAATACATGGGACAGCGCATGTCGGGTTGTATTCCTGAttagaaatatgttatttaaattaacttaGCAAACAGTTATTGGCATTTCGGTATTCCCACATGCAAGCAGATAGGAGTTGATTTTGCATGAGCAAAACATGCGATGAAAATATGGCCACCGAGTGACCTGAGTTCACAAGAAACGGACTTTAACTGCAGTGACACCAGAGAGTAGGTAAATCCTCGATTTCATCGATTACGAACAGAATTCATACACGAATTCATCAGATGACAACTGCTTTAAAAAGAGAATAGAGTAACAAAGAAGTGACATTATGTATATTATGGAGAACCATGGTAATGCCATGTTGTTTATATGGACTTTACAATGATGGTATAATCATGTGAATGTGTATACCATGGTATCACCACAGTAAGAGTGGATGCATAGATGAATGAGTGCAtagataatacacacacacatatatacacagtgggtacagaaactattcagacccccttaaatttttcactctttgttatactgcagccatttgctaaaatcatttaagttatttttttttctcattaatgtacacacagcaccccatattgacagaaaaacacagaattgttgacatttttgcagatttattaaaaaagaaaaactgaaatatcacatggtcgtaagtattcagaccctttgctcagtgtTTAGTAGAAGcaccttttgatctaatacagccatgagtctttttgggaaagatgcaacaagtttttcacacctggatttgggggatcctctgccattcctcctcgCAGATCCTCTCCacttctgtcaggttggatggtaaacgttggtggacagccattttcaggtctctctaGAGATGCttaattgggtttaagtcagggctctctgggccattcaagaacagtcacggagttgttgtgaagccactccttcgttattttagctgtgtgcttagggtcagtgtcttgttggaaggtgtctgaatactttccgtagccactgtgtatatatatatatatatatatatatatatatatatatatatatatatatatatatatataccccctGAAATGATCATCTGaccttctctttctgtcttccagATGGACGGTTCAGTCGGGCCGATGCGAGTGTTGGTGACGGGCGGCAGTGGGCTGGTGGGGCGAGCGATAGAACGGGTGGTGAAAATGGAGAGCGGAGCGAGAGAGGGAGAAGAATGGATATTCCTGTCTTCCAAAGAGGCCAATCTTCTGTAAGACCTCCTGGACAGACACTCAGCagttacaaaacacaaacattaactATTATCACATATTATAAAgcatgtactttatattttataagcGAATGTTAtgcaagtaataacaataatgacctgttgacaccaagaacgataactgtaACTTTACACCaactttctgtttattataagcgtaGTTCACTGTAGTTCTAAATGTcaatcattattacattatttattacgTATTTGGGTGTTTAGCAACCCAGAATGAATACCTAACATGAACGGATCTCTAAACTGTCccaatattatataaaactgcCCTGATATTTTAAAACCAATTAATAAgagtaataatataatagtaataacaagTAGTgccgtcaaacgattaatcacatccaaaatcgtttttgtttacgtaatatatatgtgtgtgtactgtgtatatttattatgtatatataaatacacatgcggtatatattcaaaaaaaaaatatttacatgtatatatttatatttataaaatgcatattatatataaatatatttaatatataaacgtaaaatatttttcttaaatatatacatgcatgtgtgtgtgtatttatatatacataatcaatatacacagtacatacatgtactatgtaaacaaaaccttttattctGGATGTGATTGAGCATATTTACTGTTGATGCTTTGATTACTGATGAATCtaatttttattatctttaatattttgattgaaaACCGCTTCAGATGCACCATTAAATGAGACTAATATTTGATTAGGAACTTGTTGCTAGTAACCCTAtagattttttacaaaaaaaagaagaaaagagaagtcATGGACTTTTTGCGACGGGTGGGATTCTTGCCCTGTGCTTGTTTGCGTATTGcagacacacaaaaaaggaaaaatctcaATATCGCCGTATGTATAGTACAGCCATCAGTccaaagtttggacacacttgactGCATTTGTGTTTCGTAGAATTACAGAAATCTTTTTTATTGCTTATTGTCTATTTGTGTCCcatgcatgataaatatatttacacgTGCTGCTTTAGGAGCGCTGAAGAGACGAGAGCAGCCTTCGAGAAACATCGTCCGACGCACGTCATTCATTTAGCTGCAATGGTGGGCGGGCTCTTCAGAAACATGAGACAGAACCTGGACTTCTGGGTAATTATTAACATGAAAAAACGATGGAAATATAAAAACGCtggacatatacagtacaggtcaaaagtttggaaacattactatttttaatgttttgaaagaagtttcttctgctcatcaagcctgcatttatttgatcaaaaatacagaaaaaaaatgtaatattgtgatatattattacaatttaaaataattgtttttaaatttattatactttaaattatcatttatttctgtgatgcaaagctgaatttttaggatcattatcacatgatcctttagaaatcattctaatatgatgattcattatcaaagttggaaacagttctgctgcttaatattttttcagaacatgtgatacttttttaggatactttgatgaataaaaagtaaaaaaaagaaaaaaaaagaagctatttttttaaaatataaatattttgtaataacaatatacactactggtcagtaatttggggtcagtaatttttttttttctttcttttttaaaataaaatcaatacttttattcagcaaggatgtgttaaattgataaaaagtgatagtaaagaaaatatattattagaatatatattattagaatttttttttattttgaataaatgcagttctttttaacccttttattcatcaaatatattagacagcagaactgtttccaacactcataataaatcagaatattagaattcaaaaacattaaaaatagtaatgtttccaaacttttgacctgtactgtattagTGTTGAAAGATTAAACTGCATATCAACcatatttgtgtgttgttttcagAGGAATAATGTGCACATCAATGACAACGTGCTGCAGGCGGCTCATGAGTTCGGCGTGGTGAAGGTCGTTTCGTGTCTTTCCACGTGTATCTTTCCAGATAAAACCACCTACCCTATAGATGAGAccatggtacacacacacacacacacacacacacacacacacacacacatacatacattttaataggCAGATATTGGGATGGTTTGTGTGTAGTGTTCTCTTAAAGGGCaaaatttctttaattattcatTCTCTGAATTCGACTGTAACTTTCAAAACTCAAACATTAGAAATCAAGTAGATCCAGTTTATTTGAACAAGATCATCAGTTTCAggtgttttgatttgaaagagaTGCTGAGCtgtgtttctctctcattctgtttCAGATTCACAACGGTCCGCCTCATGAGTCTAATTTTGGTTATGCTTACGCCAAACGCATGATTGATGTCCAGAACCGGTCAGTGTTAAAGTTCATTggtcatgagttttttttttttttgttttgttttttttttgggggggggggggggggtggggggggggggggggcgcttaTCATTATTCTCAATGGTGGATTTCATTACAataggttcttttttttttttttatcaaaaatgggcataatttataaataaatggacGTTTTCAACTCTTAATTTAGCCTCTGGTTTGAACGCTCAGTTGGAAGGGGCGTGTCTGCTGTGAGACTCAatgtaaacgcccactgctgtgattggctaacagctTTGCATAAGAAATGAGCATTACATGTGGAACTCTCTTACTGTGTTTTATCTATAACAGCTGTCAAGATGATCTAATGGTGAAAAGTGTTGATTATATGATCTCTTTATTCAGGGTtttccgcgggtccttaaaaaaatcttaaatttagttgcatcaaatttaaggccataaaaagtcttttttttgtttgcatagtTCGAATGTAGCATTGTTTGCAAAGGGTGTAATTTgtataatagaataaaatgttttccgCATAACCATGTAGCCATAATGTCAATAATAGCATAAACATCGCACATTGTCATAAGTTTATAAGGCTGTAAAGTAACAGAGCCTCTTTATTTGAATAACCGTTCAGACGTGAAGTAGACTGTCTGATATTGATTCGTGTTCGTGTTCGTGTCCGATtcaatctctctttcttttcttcacttcTTCCGACAAATCCCTTTTTGGTTTCTTTGCTGGTTCTGCGCCGTGGCGTTGGTTTTGAGATTTGCATATTAGATCGTCTTATAGTTAGCTGTTGGCTAACTCCACCCAGGCTACGAGTAAAATATTTAAGGTATGCCGTTAAGCAGGTCGCACTCTTCCACTGGCGTGGCTGTGTGAACCGACCCGAACACGAAACTTACAGAGTGTGGTTCTAGCGGCTAGGAGGCTAAGAGGTGTTCATAATTGAGACATTATTTTAAGGTTGAAAAACttcatagtgttgctttaaataaacatgagcgctGCAGGTTTCCAAGTTGTGTTCTGCTGTTACCAAGGAAACGGCTGTATTTCTGCAGCTtcaaaagcgcctcctgctggtgCGAGTTGCTGTTTTGATCGGACCAatgggaaaatcaacccatgtttAAGCTGTTAAAACTGGTGGATCAATGAGAAGatgatgcattataaaaaatgtaaacaattaagaCTGTAAAATAGTTGTTTACATTAATAACTGATAGTTTTCCCTggaaactactactactaactacTAAAAAGTACCGTGGTTATACTATGGTTAGTGTCAGTGGTGGAAATGGCCAAAATTCACTGGAGGAACTCTAAGTTGGGGTAACTTTTAGATGAcctttcaaatttatttaaatttttaaattaaattaaaattgatttaatttaatataaaaacctttataatctataacattaaactttattttttttttttttttttttttttagatatcaaGATCAAAGGCACtttgtgtaattatatttataaaccttttttttttaattacaacaaTACATTCAATTAGTATCTCAAGACACAATCAGGAAGCAGAAGTTACCAATCAGATAGAGAGGTGGCACACAAGAGCACAAAAGTGGCATTTGGGAATAtttacagactgtttaatgaggctcagaggtgACATGAAAGCTTTTCAGTtcataatgacaattttatgatgaATGTCTTCAACCCtgttcctgcagagttcagctccaacactaatcaaacagaacagaaaatatgaaattaggttttttaatgtaaaaatcatgATTACATTGTAAGTGGACCTTAGAGGacagcacaaaaataaacaaggcAGTTCACGACCCATTTAATGGTATGATctttctgtatataaaataatcacaatgtaGATAACAGATTTTTAAACTACTAACCGGAACAGTGAAGTGGATCATTTAGTCTCTGGCCTGATTCGTTAATTCATAAACAGCACTAAACTACAAAGAACGTCTGCATATTAAACCCATCACAGGTAAAGATGCTCATAAAAGCATgcagtttcatatttttatattatgtttctcAAGGTTAGTTTATAAAggttgcaattttttattttttttttgcacccaacAAGGTCTTTCTTTATTTAACAGTAGTATTGCTCTACAGACATTAACACATTTGGGATGAATGTGCAttattgtcataaaaaaatattatattttattattactcgATTTTAGGGTAAATGTTTATATCCTTCATTGGTTTAAAAactagtctgtgtgtgtgtttgtccatcaGGGCGTATTTTCAGCAGTATGGTGTGCAATACACAGCCGTCATCCCCACAAATGTATTTGGACCCCATGATAACTTCAACATTGAGGACGGACACGTCCTGCCGGGGTTGATCCACAAGACGTACCTGGCCAAGAGTGAGACGCATGTAACTTTCTGGGAGGATCTAGAGCCTCATTGAAGTTCTGTTCACACGGTAAACCggtttgatgtgtttgtgtgtattatagAGGAAGGTAAACCTCTGCAGGTCTGGGGCTCGGGTCGCGCTCTGCGGCAGTTCATCTATTCTCTGGATCTGGCTCGTCTGTTTCTGTGGGTTCTGAGGGAGTACGACGAGGTGGAGCCCATCATTCTGTCAGGTACTCCAGACGTGTTTGACACAGTGTTCCTGCAGGtctttaaatattcagtttgatTTAAGGTTATAAAAAGTCATGTTTAGAGGGCTTTAATTTGGGGACAGAAAACGGGAATTGTTATGGCCTAATGtgattatggaagcttgtttctgccaagggataaaaactgattaaataaataaaaactttttatttgaccttttttttctttttagaattgcaatatataaactaAGACTAAgagtcagaattgagatataaactctcaatttcaagaaaaaaataaaataaaatcagaattgtgagaaaaagccAGAATTTACTTGATTTTTTGAATTAAGAGTTAGTCAAAATTGCAAGAGGTTaagaattaagagaaaaaaagtcaaattgcaTGTCACAAACTCAGaggtctgagaaaaaaagtcaaacattgTGAAACAAACTCGGATTTCAGAgaaaaaattgtcaaatttgcaagatgtaaactcagaattctgataaAAAGTTGCAAGACGGCACCTTCTTGTGTCAAAAttcaaaaagtcagaattatgtgTCGTTTTATTTCGTGGTGGAAATGAGCTTCCATagattattacatttcaaaaaggcgatgatttaattgaataaatgtgaGCACTTCACATTCAAAACCTAATCCACAGGCTTGCAGTTTCACAATCAATCAATGAATGTCGCACCACACTGTAGGTGAATAATGACAGTGTTTACTTAAATGTGTGCCTCTGAGAAGCTGAGATACCTTGTTTGTTTCTCTCTAGTGGGAGAGGAGGATGAGTTGTCCATAAAGTTTGCTGCGGATGCCGTGGTGGAAGCGTTGGGGTTCAAAGGTGACGTGATTGTATCCTTTCACACGCAACCAAACAATAAACACCATAAGCATCACAACAGTAGACCTTGAATGACAGAATGttccttttttgggtgaactaactctctAAACAGCTGAACCTTAACTAAACTCTCTCAGTATGACACTAGTAAAGCAGACGGTCAGTTCAAGAAAACCGCCAGTAACGCCAAACTACGCAAATACCTGCCAGACTTCAAGTTCACGCCGTTCAAACAAGGTGATCAGCACAAGAGATGCAGCATTTAACCAATGTTTTCCCAATAGTAGTAAAAAGAAGAATCTTTATAGaagctttgcttttttttccagCCATCAAGGAGACGTGTGATTGGTTTGTGGCCAATTATGACTCCGCCCGTAAATGAAGATCTTCACATCTGATTGGCTGTGTGGAGCTTGAACACTGTTCGAAGCGGGAAACCGAACTTGAACACTTGATCATTTTTACAAAGACAAACTCATGGAACACTGCCGTCTAAGCCCtcttttcatgtttatttaaagtttttttttttaaatatattcatttttacagGAATGCAATTACTAAATCTGCACAATGCTGcgttttcaaatgcatttattagaTGCATAAACTTCTTCAGACAGCGCCATCTAGCAGCTACGTGCGGGAACATCCATAGTATCTCAACCAAGGTTTAAAATTAAGACccgaaaataaaacaaaaccctgCGTTGGTAAgtatttgaaatttttaattttgacaatGCATGGA harbors:
- the LOC122140478 gene encoding GDP-L-fucose synthase-like, producing the protein MDGSVGPMRVLVTGGSGLVGRAIERVVKMESGAREGEEWIFLSSKEANLLSAEETRAAFEKHRPTHVIHLAAMVGGLFRNMRQNLDFWRNNVHINDNVLQAAHEFGVVKVVSCLSTCIFPDKTTYPIDETMIHNGPPHESNFGYAYAKRMIDVQNRAYFQQYGVQYTAVIPTNVFGPHDNFNIEDGHVLPGLIHKTYLAKKEGKPLQVWGSGRALRQFIYSLDLARLFLWVLREYDEVEPIILSVGEEDELSIKFAADAVVEALGFKGDVIYDTSKADGQFKKTASNAKLRKYLPDFKFTPFKQAIKETCDWFVANYDSARK